Part of the Cellulomonas hominis genome, AGCAGCGGGCCGCCGACCATGCCGATGCCCATGATGCCGCCCATGAGGCCCATGTACCGGCCGCGCTCGCGCGGGCTGAGGATGTCGGCCAGCAGCACGGTCGCCAGCGCCGTGAGGCCTCCGGCGCCGATGCCCTGGATCGCGCGCATGCCGATGAGGAACTCGACGTTCTCCGAGAAGCCGGCCGCCGCGGAGGACAGCACGGAGATGATCAGCGCGAGCTGGATGAGGAGCTTGCGGTTGAACAGGTCCGCGAGCTTGCCCCAGATCGGGGTGGTGATCGTGGTCGTCAGCAGCGTGGCGGTGACCACCCAGGTGTAGGACGACTGCGAGCCGTTCAGGTCGCTGACGATCTTCGGCAGGCTGCTCGAGACGACGCTCGTGGCCAGGACGGACACGAACATGCCGAGCAGGATGCCGGAGAGCGACTCCATCACCTGGCGGTGGGTCATGGCCGGCGCGGGCGCGGTGCCGCTCCCGGCCGGGGTCGGGCGCTCGGCCCGGGTGGTGCTGGTCATGTGTCTTCGCTTTCGCCAGTGGTGCGGTGCCCGGCGCCGTCGGCGGACTTCGTGGGTGTGGTGCTGCGCGCCCTCGCGGGGACGCGGGTCGGTGCCGGCGCGGGGTCCGGCGGCTCGGTCAGACGGCCGTGGCGGCGAGGCCCGCCGCGGGGGCGGGCTCGTCGGGTGCGGGGACCGGGTGGGCGGTGGCGCGGAGCGCGGCGACGGTGTCCGCGACGCGCTCGATCTGCGCGGCGGCGGACATGAGGTCCTCGACGCTCCAGCCGCTGAACACCGCCGCGGCCCGGTCGTCGAGCGCCTGCTTGGTCCCGGCGGTGAAGGTGCGGCCGAGCTCGGTGAGCCGGACCGTGCGGACGCGGCGGTCCGTGCCCGGGGTGCCGGGCGTGCTGCGCTCGGCGTACCCGGCGTCGACGAGCGCGCTCGTCTGGCGGCTGGCCACCGACATGTCGACGTGCAGGTGCTGCGCGACGTCGCTGATCGCCATCTCGCCGCGCTTGTCGAGCACCCAGAGCAGGCTCAGGGCGGCGCGGGGGCAGTCGAGGTCGCGCGCCAGGTCGGTGGCGACCTCCCGCTGCACGCGCTGGAGACGCGCGATCGCGTCGATCAGCTCGCGGTGGGCGGGGGTACGGGGCACGGGTGGGACCTCCTTGGTTGCAGCAGGCAACCTATCACGACAGTTGCGTAGGGCAACTTGTTCCGGTCGAGATGTGTCCCGCCTCACGCCCGGCGGTGGCTAGCGGCCCGCGGCGTAGCCCTGCATGCCGCGCGGGTTGGCCGCCGCGTGCAGCAGGCCGTCCGGCCGGACGCCCGCGGCGCTGACCCGGCCGAGCGCCCACGGCCCGGCGTCGCGCACCGCGTGCCCCCGGCGCGCGAGGTCGGTCAGCACGGCCGCCCCGAGCCGGGACTCGGCCTCCACCCCGAGCCGCGTGCTGGTGCGCGGGTGGAAC contains:
- a CDS encoding MarR family winged helix-turn-helix transcriptional regulator, which encodes MPRTPAHRELIDAIARLQRVQREVATDLARDLDCPRAALSLLWVLDKRGEMAISDVAQHLHVDMSVASRQTSALVDAGYAERSTPGTPGTDRRVRTVRLTELGRTFTAGTKQALDDRAAAVFSGWSVEDLMSAAAQIERVADTVAALRATAHPVPAPDEPAPAAGLAATAV